A portion of the Thermoplasmata archaeon genome contains these proteins:
- a CDS encoding integrase core domain-containing protein, with amino-acid sequence MLTDNGTQFTKTSYGGEGYFDQKLRELERTNGIKVEHIKSRVKHPQTGGKIERAIGTIKSKLRARWPDGEKQFDSLEEIITWYNTDRPHMSLRLEVGETPMMAFIRKLRPGERRIYLRNHPEDKR; translated from the coding sequence TTTACAAAGACCAGCTATGGTGGGGAAGGGTACTTCGACCAGAAGCTCAGAGAACTGGAGAGAACGAACGGAATCAAAGTAGAACATATTAAATCCAGGGTAAAGCACCCCCAAACTGGTGGGAAGATAGAGCGGGCAATAGGGACCATCAAATCCAAGCTGAGAGCCAGGTGGCCAGACGGGGAGAAACAGTTTGATAGCCTTGAAGAAATTATAACATGGTACAACACTGATAGACCCCACATGAGCCTCAGATTGGAGGTGGGGGAGACCCCGATGATGGCGTTTATAAGGAAGTTGAGACCCGGGGAAAGGAGGATTTATCTCCGGAACCACCCGGAGGACAAAAGGTGA
- a CDS encoding translation elongation factor-like protein, with the protein MEREHIGRVFNYYSKISVAAVQMTAGELRVGDEIVIEGPGGSLAMRVESMQIEHQPVEKVQAGQSVGLKVPGKVRQGDLVYRVKPAGPEPRP; encoded by the coding sequence ATGGAGCGGGAGCATATTGGGCGGGTCTTTAACTACTACTCGAAAATCAGCGTCGCAGCGGTCCAGATGACCGCTGGGGAGCTGAGGGTAGGGGACGAGATTGTCATCGAGGGCCCTGGGGGGAGCTTGGCGATGAGGGTCGAGTCGATGCAGATCGAGCACCAGCCGGTCGAGAAAGTCCAGGCGGGCCAGAGTGTGGGCCTCAAAGTCCCCGGGAAGGTCAGGCAGGGAGACTTAGTATATAGAGTTAAACCTGCAGGGCCCGAGCCGAGACCATAA
- a CDS encoding 3-oxoacyl-ACP reductase family protein, whose protein sequence is MKERPVLVTGASRGIGRATAVLLAGMGYSVGINWLKSEKEAKEVLAEVERVGGRGILLRADVGSESDVAEMVQKFTAEFGRIYALVNNAGVYERCLFHNLTPELWERCLRVNLTGPYLCCRAALPHIMEGGRIVNISSNLGRQGSTQGAHYAAAKAGILGLTRSLARELAPRRITVNAVAPGPIETDIIASDTPEKRAERVRSIPVGRVGRPEEVAAAVAYFLSEYAAFVTGAVLDVNGGLFMG, encoded by the coding sequence ATGAAGGAAAGACCCGTTCTCGTCACGGGAGCCTCACGGGGCATCGGCAGGGCCACCGCAGTCCTCCTCGCTGGAATGGGATACTCCGTGGGCATCAACTGGCTGAAGAGCGAAAAAGAAGCAAAGGAGGTTCTGGCGGAGGTCGAGAGGGTTGGAGGCCGCGGAATTCTGCTCAGGGCGGATGTTGGGAGCGAGAGCGATGTGGCAGAGATGGTCCAGAAGTTCACGGCCGAGTTCGGCCGGATCTACGCACTCGTCAACAACGCTGGGGTATATGAGAGATGCCTCTTTCACAATCTGACGCCGGAGCTCTGGGAGCGTTGTCTGAGGGTGAACCTGACAGGCCCCTATCTATGCTGCCGCGCCGCGCTTCCACACATTATGGAGGGAGGGAGGATAGTAAATATCTCTTCTAATCTTGGTCGGCAAGGCTCGACGCAGGGCGCTCACTACGCGGCCGCCAAGGCAGGTATTCTGGGACTCACGCGCTCTTTAGCGAGAGAGCTAGCGCCGCGCAGAATCACCGTTAATGCTGTGGCGCCGGGACCCATAGAGACCGACATCATCGCCTCTGATACTCCGGAGAAGAGGGCGGAAAGGGTCAGGAGCATTCCGGTGGGGAGGGTCGGGAGGCCAGAGGAAGTTGCGGCCGCTGTCGCCTATTTTTTGTCAGAGTACGCCGCCTTCGTCACGGGCGCCGTTTTGGACGTCAACGGTGGACTTTTCATGGGCTAG
- a CDS encoding PKD domain-containing protein translates to MALLAIVASLIPGCLTRPENRPPIASFTAHPRCVNVGEEIVFDASNSTDKDGRIVRYHWDFGDSREDMGVCVAHTFSSGGDYTVTLTVTDNEGKKDRTNLTVHVNEYPVAKIDPLPSEAKVLAEVGFSAENSTDPDGSIVSYFWEFGDGTNASGVKAKHAFEEIGTFEVKLTVLDDFGASGSASTSIIIVLRTFEITWAIVRHSLPEISGVSEENSTINKSEALLFENMTAVEFGLTWQDDIRHWLLGQYNDDFMLTVTDPGNNTQYGRSMGGNITLTFSLSEPPSPLTLRARTASEALAEVGDKFATRAGWGNWTAVIWLGDAGGAQDLTGIDLDTGNSWKLDIVYFQYEVIVTEK, encoded by the coding sequence ATGGCGCTGCTGGCCATAGTAGCCTCGCTTATACCGGGCTGCCTCACCCGGCCCGAGAACAGACCCCCCATCGCATCCTTCACCGCCCACCCAAGGTGCGTGAACGTGGGCGAGGAGATAGTTTTCGACGCTTCCAATTCGACAGACAAGGATGGCAGAATTGTGAGGTATCACTGGGACTTCGGCGACTCCCGAGAGGATATGGGGGTGTGCGTCGCCCATACTTTCTCCTCGGGCGGGGACTACACGGTCACCCTGACCGTGACCGACAACGAAGGGAAGAAGGACAGGACGAATCTGACGGTCCATGTGAATGAATATCCGGTGGCAAAGATAGACCCCCTCCCGTCCGAGGCGAAGGTTCTGGCGGAGGTCGGGTTCAGCGCCGAGAACTCCACAGACCCCGACGGGAGCATCGTGAGCTATTTCTGGGAGTTCGGCGACGGAACCAATGCCTCGGGGGTAAAGGCCAAGCATGCATTCGAGGAGATCGGGACCTTTGAAGTGAAGCTCACCGTACTCGACGACTTCGGTGCTTCCGGCTCTGCCTCCACGTCAATAATAATCGTCCTCAGGACCTTTGAAATCACATGGGCGATCGTCCGTCACTCCCTCCCTGAGATATCAGGCGTCTCGGAGGAGAACAGCACGATAAATAAGAGCGAGGCCTTGCTCTTCGAAAATATGACGGCTGTGGAGTTCGGGCTGACTTGGCAAGACGACATAAGGCATTGGCTCTTGGGCCAGTATAACGACGATTTCATGCTGACCGTGACCGACCCCGGCAACAACACCCAATATGGGCGGAGCATGGGCGGAAACATCACGCTGACCTTCAGCCTCTCCGAACCCCCATCGCCCCTCACACTCAGGGCCAGGACAGCCTCGGAGGCCCTGGCGGAGGTCGGGGATAAGTTTGCAACCCGCGCTGGATGGGGGAACTGGACGGCGGTCATATGGCTTGGGGATGCAGGAGGGGCGCAAGACCTCACAGGAATTGATCTTGACACAGGCAATTCTTGGAAGCTGGATATCGTCTATTTCCAATATGAGGTCATCGTCACAGAGAAGTGA
- a CDS encoding PKD domain-containing protein, with the protein MRRRCDLRGDHCIRGLTALLLLSLCLRLPVEGAAPYFLSSGDGVPGLLEWASAQPRSFTPEGEELPFSGTPYFLKYHPDWFEDRDGGGGAALDGRYNSQLKKTGTYCRIYIDVDSVSPVPNDTILQSIADEFDTVIWPNDTATFGSPGYSVIDLIFYYMDGPGGLGGYYSGGNDLYIDSADKAYWYEIIAHEFQHCIHRARDSDESSWVNEGCSDLAIELCYGTNASYLRSHISSFAGNPNNDLTQFDSAGYDYGSAYAFLSYFHEHYGGRSAIYALVGDPANSITGFNNRLSGTGKDFNRVFREWTVANYMDNVSIDPVYGYANLSIRVAATQVRDYPYTGRGTVNSWAALYYVFTASGADLEVDFYGADGAPLEVYVGKIGMGDEPSGVERISLDPAKDGRFTVAGMGINYSSAVMVVSSGASRGEFSFDATIIDTYPPVTYINITPPEPNCPDGWYTTPPEISLSASEAGSSIFFRWDNGPPREYAFPVKAPEGEHIFSFRSRDPAGNMEEERSVTIRVDTTPPVTELVVDPPLPDGKNGWYLSPPNITLRTEERATTIFRWDSGPECNFSGPITAPEGVHTLSFRSIDVHGNREVERNATFLLDTVAPSSWIVLDPRSPNGLNGFYTTVPSIRIETEAGGELFYSWDGEPENLYVSTMKAREGIHTFSYWAVDTAGNREEAHTLELKVDTIAPVARASISPPEPDGAGGVYVSPVTVTITTDPDACVMYRWGKREYVLYEAPLTVPEGRVVLDFYALDAAGNTCPATRLEFLVDLTPPTTEILVEPDVGDLWYNEQPIVILISEPQARIYYSIDRLELKPYTGRIRIPSGEHLLSFYSVDAAGNREKERLRRFRIDLVNPEPRLLVNRTSVMTGEIVGFDASASIDSGSGVMGYRFSFGDGTSTGWVGGPAAPLQEHVYYQAGNYTVSLWVRDASGRESGPVSVVVNVAESAPSEGEVVFGPLAPLQERMVSHDAFPLAITLLVIGVAVALFAAMVRRWRAEEREEEDFFISRRSVPWSAGGGMEGTGLGISPVVWDTSSGALDTAYSPEPSEPGEAPITRTSPITLRDGQGPGGANVHEEIYNILKKLEEIEREERSGRRG; encoded by the coding sequence ATGCGCCGCCGATGTGATTTGAGAGGGGACCACTGCATTAGGGGGCTCACAGCCCTGCTGCTCCTCTCCCTGTGCCTTCGGCTTCCAGTGGAAGGGGCTGCCCCCTATTTCTTGAGCTCCGGAGATGGAGTCCCCGGCCTCCTCGAGTGGGCTTCCGCGCAGCCGAGGAGCTTCACGCCTGAGGGTGAGGAGCTGCCCTTCTCCGGCACTCCATACTTCCTCAAATATCATCCGGATTGGTTCGAGGACAGGGACGGGGGTGGAGGGGCGGCTTTGGACGGGCGCTACAACTCCCAGCTCAAGAAGACCGGAACCTACTGCAGGATATACATCGATGTTGACTCCGTGAGCCCCGTCCCAAATGACACCATCCTCCAGAGCATCGCCGACGAGTTCGACACTGTGATATGGCCCAACGACACCGCCACTTTCGGTAGCCCCGGGTACTCCGTCATTGACCTGATATTCTACTACATGGACGGCCCGGGCGGGCTCGGAGGGTACTACTCCGGTGGCAACGATTTATACATAGACAGCGCTGACAAGGCCTACTGGTACGAGATAATCGCCCACGAATTCCAGCACTGCATTCATAGGGCGCGCGACAGCGACGAGAGCTCTTGGGTGAACGAGGGTTGCTCCGACCTCGCCATCGAGCTCTGCTACGGAACGAACGCCTCCTATCTCCGCTCCCATATCAGCTCTTTCGCAGGCAATCCCAACAACGACCTCACGCAGTTCGACAGTGCCGGTTACGACTACGGCTCCGCCTACGCCTTCCTGAGCTACTTCCACGAGCACTACGGTGGGAGGTCCGCGATATATGCATTGGTCGGGGACCCGGCCAACAGCATCACCGGCTTCAACAACCGTCTGAGCGGGACGGGAAAAGACTTCAACCGTGTCTTCAGGGAGTGGACGGTGGCGAATTACATGGACAACGTCAGCATAGACCCCGTCTACGGGTATGCGAACCTCAGCATCCGGGTGGCGGCGACGCAGGTGAGGGACTATCCCTACACAGGCAGGGGAACCGTGAACTCGTGGGCTGCGCTTTACTATGTATTTACGGCGAGTGGGGCAGACCTAGAGGTGGATTTCTACGGGGCCGATGGCGCTCCCCTCGAGGTCTATGTCGGAAAAATCGGAATGGGTGATGAGCCCTCGGGGGTCGAGAGGATCTCCCTCGACCCGGCCAAGGACGGGCGTTTCACCGTTGCCGGTATGGGAATCAACTACAGCAGCGCGGTGATGGTCGTAAGCTCGGGCGCGAGCCGGGGTGAGTTCTCCTTCGATGCCACCATCATCGACACCTACCCGCCGGTCACCTACATCAATATAACCCCTCCAGAGCCAAACTGTCCCGACGGCTGGTACACCACCCCGCCCGAGATTTCCCTGAGTGCAAGCGAGGCTGGGAGCAGCATATTCTTTAGATGGGATAATGGGCCCCCTCGCGAGTACGCATTTCCTGTAAAAGCTCCCGAGGGCGAGCATATATTCAGCTTCCGCTCTAGAGACCCCGCCGGGAACATGGAAGAGGAGCGCTCGGTTACGATACGAGTCGACACCACCCCTCCAGTGACGGAACTCGTCGTTGACCCGCCCCTACCAGACGGCAAGAACGGCTGGTACCTGTCGCCGCCGAACATCACGCTGAGGACCGAGGAGCGCGCGACGACCATTTTTAGATGGGACAGCGGCCCGGAGTGCAATTTCTCCGGACCAATCACCGCCCCCGAGGGTGTCCACACCCTCAGCTTCCGCTCGATAGACGTCCACGGCAACCGGGAGGTGGAGAGGAATGCCACTTTCCTGCTCGACACGGTCGCACCCTCCTCCTGGATTGTTCTCGACCCAAGGTCACCCAACGGCCTTAACGGCTTCTACACCACCGTCCCATCGATTCGAATAGAGACCGAGGCGGGAGGGGAGCTCTTTTACTCCTGGGACGGTGAGCCTGAGAATCTCTATGTCTCAACGATGAAGGCCCGGGAGGGGATCCATACATTCTCATACTGGGCCGTGGACACCGCAGGCAACCGTGAGGAGGCCCACACGCTCGAGCTCAAGGTCGACACCATCGCCCCAGTCGCAAGGGCGTCCATCTCCCCACCGGAGCCTGACGGAGCGGGGGGAGTCTACGTCTCTCCCGTAACAGTGACCATCACAACCGACCCTGACGCGTGCGTGATGTACAGATGGGGAAAGAGGGAGTATGTGCTGTATGAGGCCCCACTAACGGTACCGGAGGGAAGAGTGGTGCTTGATTTCTACGCCTTGGACGCGGCGGGAAACACCTGCCCAGCGACCCGGCTCGAGTTCCTCGTGGACCTCACCCCGCCCACTACTGAGATTCTTGTGGAGCCCGACGTGGGCGACCTCTGGTACAATGAGCAGCCCATCGTGATTCTCATAAGCGAGCCGCAGGCAAGAATCTATTATTCCATCGATAGATTGGAGCTCAAACCCTATACGGGCAGAATTCGAATTCCTTCAGGGGAACATTTACTGTCATTCTACTCTGTGGACGCGGCGGGCAACCGGGAGAAGGAGCGCCTAAGGAGATTCAGGATTGACCTAGTGAATCCGGAGCCCCGTCTGCTTGTAAATAGAACCTCGGTCATGACCGGTGAGATAGTCGGGTTCGACGCCTCCGCCTCCATCGACTCTGGGAGCGGCGTAATGGGCTACAGGTTCAGCTTCGGAGACGGCACATCGACCGGGTGGGTCGGCGGCCCGGCGGCGCCGCTCCAGGAGCACGTCTACTATCAGGCCGGGAATTACACCGTCTCGCTATGGGTTAGAGACGCCTCGGGCAGGGAGAGCGGCCCGGTATCTGTGGTCGTCAATGTAGCGGAATCCGCGCCCTCTGAGGGGGAGGTAGTGTTCGGTCCCCTCGCACCTCTTCAGGAGAGGATGGTCTCGCACGACGCATTTCCGCTCGCAATCACCTTACTAGTGATCGGGGTTGCGGTGGCGCTCTTTGCGGCCATGGTAAGAAGATGGAGGGCAGAGGAGAGGGAGGAGGAGGATTTCTTCATTTCACGAAGGAGCGTCCCCTGGAGCGCGGGTGGCGGAATGGAGGGTACCGGGTTGGGGATAAGCCCTGTGGTTTGGGATACGAGTTCCGGTGCTTTGGACACTGCATACTCGCCGGAACCCTCGGAGCCCGGGGAGGCCCCCATTACCAGAACATCCCCCATAACCCTTCGTGATGGCCAAGGCCCAGGGGGAGCGAATGTGCACGAGGAGATATACAATATCCTCAAAAAGCTGGAAGAGATTGAGAGAGAGGAGAGAAGTGGGAGAAGGGGATGA
- a CDS encoding 4-phosphopantoate--beta-alanine ligase, producing the protein MARRARIPRNHPRYESLMVRERLVSGLERGLVAKEGLLAHGRGEAFDYLLGERTQPEARRAARAAAALLLLARRPVLSVNGNTAALVPGEIVRLARAIPRSALEVNLFYRNKERARRVAAELRRFGATEVLGERPDARLPGLSSSRALCTREGILSADVLLIPLEDGDRAEALKRAGKTVIAIDLNPLSRTARVADVTIVDNIVRAVPELERQVRRLRYRPTRALMRITRAFDNERNLRLALRRINERLGRLSSSGTPLVLESRR; encoded by the coding sequence ATGGCGAGAAGGGCGCGCATTCCGCGAAACCACCCGCGCTATGAATCCTTGATGGTGCGGGAGAGGCTGGTCTCAGGACTGGAGCGCGGTCTGGTGGCGAAGGAGGGCCTGCTCGCCCACGGGCGCGGGGAGGCCTTTGACTATCTTCTGGGTGAGAGAACGCAGCCAGAGGCGAGAAGAGCAGCGCGCGCTGCCGCGGCCCTCCTGCTACTTGCGAGGAGACCCGTCCTGAGCGTCAACGGTAACACCGCTGCCCTCGTTCCGGGGGAGATTGTCAGGCTCGCCCGGGCGATTCCTCGCTCGGCTCTGGAGGTAAACCTCTTCTATAGGAATAAGGAGAGGGCGAGGAGAGTGGCGGCTGAGCTCAGGCGCTTCGGGGCCACGGAGGTCCTAGGTGAGAGGCCGGACGCGAGGCTGCCGGGGCTGTCGTCCTCGAGAGCCCTCTGCACGAGAGAGGGCATCCTCTCCGCGGATGTTCTCCTCATACCACTCGAGGACGGCGACCGCGCGGAGGCCCTGAAGCGCGCGGGAAAGACGGTGATTGCGATAGATCTCAACCCACTATCCAGGACAGCCCGGGTTGCTGATGTCACAATCGTCGACAATATTGTGAGAGCCGTTCCAGAGCTAGAGAGGCAGGTCAGGCGATTGAGATACCGCCCTACTCGTGCGCTTATGAGAATCACCCGAGCCTTTGATAACGAGAGGAATCTAAGGCTCGCCCTCCGCAGAATTAATGAGCGACTCGGACGCCTCTCCTCATCGGGGACTCCGCTAGTGCTGGAATCTCGACGCTGA
- a CDS encoding secondary thiamine-phosphate synthase enzyme YjbQ, with product MLEALEVSTHRRSEMIDITAEVLEVVRRSGVRSGLCVVWVPHTTAGVTVNENADPSVRRDILMALERLVPRDAGYAHSEGNSDSHIKASLVGHSATLIVDEGSLLLGTWQGIYLCEFDGPRRRRVVVKIIGGAGEGG from the coding sequence ATGCTCGAGGCGCTCGAGGTCTCAACACACAGGAGGTCGGAGATGATAGACATCACCGCAGAGGTCCTGGAGGTGGTGAGAAGGAGCGGGGTGCGCTCGGGCCTCTGCGTCGTGTGGGTTCCGCACACCACTGCCGGCGTGACGGTGAACGAGAATGCTGACCCCTCTGTGAGAAGGGACATTCTGATGGCGCTTGAGAGGCTGGTCCCGCGCGACGCTGGCTATGCCCACTCGGAGGGCAACAGCGACAGCCACATCAAGGCCTCTCTCGTCGGCCACAGCGCAACGCTGATTGTGGATGAGGGCTCTCTCCTCCTTGGAACATGGCAGGGCATCTACCTCTGCGAGTTCGACGGCCCGAGGAGGAGGCGGGTGGTGGTGAAGATTATCGGCGGGGCCGGGGAAGGGGGCTGA
- a CDS encoding rhomboid family intramembrane serine protease, producing the protein MHWLSLGMLLSLPVPIIAPLLRRRNACQWTVVWNFGIFLAMSGAELTGGLYDELVLDLGFDTRRLGETAQWYRALSAMYVHAGALHILMNMLILMLIGVPFEDRIGTPKWLAIYLFSGVIGSLVDAGFSLASGSRHVGVGASGAIFGVMGAFAVLYPRDEIPMVLGVVFLQRVPVFAAVFVMALLETLYLVAATRDNIGHLVHVASLVAGVTLALPLSRAGLKMERKGRELDPTALAELAINEEMAELVRRVVSEDVPEVRAAWMEKLIMRARCPRCRRALTHARGRFHCSCGFKLEYMK; encoded by the coding sequence GTGCACTGGCTCTCGCTCGGGATGCTCCTCTCCCTTCCTGTCCCCATCATAGCCCCCCTCCTTCGCCGCCGGAACGCCTGCCAGTGGACGGTGGTCTGGAACTTCGGGATATTTCTGGCGATGTCCGGGGCCGAGCTCACGGGAGGGCTCTATGATGAGCTTGTCCTAGACCTCGGGTTCGACACCCGCCGGTTGGGCGAGACCGCTCAGTGGTACAGGGCTCTCTCTGCGATGTATGTTCACGCGGGCGCTCTCCACATCCTGATGAACATGCTGATTCTGATGCTGATAGGTGTCCCTTTCGAGGACAGAATAGGCACGCCGAAGTGGCTCGCGATTTACCTCTTCTCAGGGGTTATCGGGTCGTTGGTGGACGCGGGCTTTTCCCTTGCCTCAGGGAGCCGGCACGTCGGCGTCGGGGCGTCGGGGGCGATATTTGGCGTCATGGGCGCCTTCGCCGTGCTCTATCCGAGGGACGAAATCCCCATGGTGCTCGGCGTGGTCTTCCTCCAGAGGGTTCCGGTCTTCGCCGCGGTTTTCGTCATGGCGCTGCTGGAGACGCTCTACCTAGTCGCAGCCACCCGGGACAACATCGGCCACCTTGTGCATGTCGCCTCGCTCGTCGCGGGCGTCACGCTGGCCCTCCCTCTCTCCAGAGCCGGTCTGAAAATGGAGAGAAAGGGAAGGGAGCTCGACCCCACCGCGCTCGCGGAGCTCGCCATCAACGAGGAGATGGCGGAGCTGGTGAGAAGGGTGGTCAGCGAGGACGTGCCGGAGGTCAGGGCGGCCTGGATGGAGAAATTAATCATGAGAGCGCGCTGCCCGAGGTGCAGGAGGGCGCTGACCCATGCGAGGGGCAGGTTCCACTGCTCCTGCGGGTTCAAGCTCGAATATATGAAATAA
- a CDS encoding winged helix-turn-helix domain-containing protein, with protein MTEGGKGRIPKTPDLNIVERFLSTLWGSGRELGRTQLQMAVRMNYRKCGIYIELLQEAGLFINKKDDRGREVFMITELGVRVHHALSECSNLFRKSS; from the coding sequence ATGACTGAGGGTGGTAAAGGCCGGATACCCAAGACGCCGGACCTGAATATCGTGGAGCGGTTCCTGAGCACTCTCTGGGGCTCCGGAAGGGAGCTGGGGAGGACGCAGCTGCAGATGGCGGTGAGGATGAATTACAGAAAGTGCGGCATCTATATCGAACTGCTTCAGGAAGCCGGATTATTCATCAATAAAAAGGACGATAGGGGGCGGGAGGTCTTCATGATCACAGAGCTCGGGGTAAGGGTTCATCACGCTCTTTCGGAGTGCAGCAATCTTTTCAGGAAGAGTTCCTGA
- a CDS encoding ABC transporter ATP-binding protein gives MIEIEHLFKKYGSKTALNDVSMTAMPGEIIGIVGPNGSGKSTLIKILACLLRPTSGKVTIHGYDLTRQKLKIKEIIGYVPERTAIWDDLNAFENLYYWGRIKGVEKKILIGKIEILLERIKLSHELRLVATFSKGMKQRVAIGMAFIDSPKVILLDEATSGLDPGGRLILRQMIKNHAREKGTVILSTHDLLEAEKICTKIVFIKNGSVCGIVRPGEEGVEERYMELME, from the coding sequence TTGATTGAAATTGAGCATTTATTTAAAAAATATGGTTCGAAAACCGCCTTAAATGATGTTAGCATGACTGCCATGCCCGGCGAGATCATTGGTATTGTTGGACCGAATGGAAGCGGAAAAAGTACTCTGATTAAAATATTAGCGTGTCTGCTGCGCCCCACGTCCGGAAAGGTCACAATCCATGGGTATGACCTCACAAGGCAGAAATTAAAAATCAAAGAGATAATAGGCTATGTTCCAGAAAGAACAGCCATCTGGGATGATTTGAATGCGTTCGAAAATCTGTATTACTGGGGCAGAATCAAAGGTGTGGAAAAAAAGATTCTCATCGGAAAAATAGAAATCCTGCTGGAACGAATCAAACTTTCACATGAGCTCAGGCTCGTGGCTACATTTTCAAAAGGGATGAAACAGCGTGTGGCAATAGGGATGGCGTTCATTGATTCTCCAAAAGTCATTCTACTGGACGAGGCGACATCCGGGCTGGACCCTGGTGGCCGGCTCATTCTCCGTCAGATGATCAAGAACCATGCGCGTGAAAAAGGAACAGTGATTCTTTCGACCCATGACCTGCTCGAAGCTGAAAAGATATGCACAAAAATTGTTTTTATAAAGAACGGGAGCGTATGTGGAATCGTTCGTCCGGGTGAAGAAGGAGTCGAGGAGAGATATATGGAGCTGATGGAATGA
- a CDS encoding winged helix-turn-helix domain-containing protein: MAENGRGRIPKTPDLYIVERFLNVLWGSGRELGRTQLQMAVGMNYRRCSVYIDLLQSAGLITVKKDERGREVIKITELGVKVHNALSECVNIFGRTS, from the coding sequence ATGGCTGAGAACGGGAGAGGCCGCATCCCTAAGACCCCGGATTTATACATTGTAGAGAGGTTTCTAAATGTTCTCTGGGGCTCCGGAAGGGAGCTGGGGAGGACGCAGCTGCAGATGGCGGTGGGTATGAACTACAGGAGATGCAGCGTCTATATCGATCTGCTCCAGAGTGCCGGATTGATAACTGTCAAAAAGGACGAGAGAGGGCGTGAGGTCATCAAAATCACGGAGCTCGGGGTAAAGGTCCATAATGCCCTTTCAGAGTGTGTGAATATCTTCGGCAGGACTTCATAG
- a CDS encoding tetratricopeptide repeat protein yields the protein MRLLNKFRKREDEQLRSSPAEEAFQEAVRLSDQERHGEALLAFRRVLELDPGFQPDVVHLGIALAYEAQGMDDLALEELAMVISHNPASVEARFLMGAICARLGRYEEAAREYEAVLSICPGHELAGEMRRSIERWKALSSGETLRGMRRELAVFIEQAYRQFGVALDLTPQSLSLLDGLIDAGWNLQSGGPGVLRIAGAYMGEVIVRNLGGQWRVADPPEESVVTGIVGGEVRPFLMVLKKFRDGRGASLFRMYCELARTLR from the coding sequence ATGCGACTCTTGAATAAATTCAGAAAAAGGGAGGACGAGCAGCTCCGGAGCTCGCCGGCGGAGGAGGCTTTTCAGGAGGCGGTGAGACTCAGCGACCAGGAGAGGCACGGGGAGGCCCTCCTCGCCTTCCGGAGAGTGCTCGAGCTCGACCCGGGCTTCCAGCCAGACGTGGTGCACTTAGGCATCGCCCTGGCCTACGAGGCTCAGGGGATGGACGACCTCGCGCTCGAGGAGCTCGCCATGGTAATCTCTCACAACCCGGCCTCGGTTGAGGCCCGCTTCCTGATGGGCGCGATATGCGCGCGGCTCGGCCGCTACGAGGAGGCCGCGCGGGAATACGAGGCAGTCCTCTCGATATGCCCCGGCCACGAGCTGGCGGGCGAGATGAGAAGGAGTATCGAGAGATGGAAAGCTCTATCCTCTGGGGAGACCCTGCGCGGGATGCGGCGCGAGCTCGCCGTATTCATAGAACAGGCCTACAGGCAGTTTGGGGTCGCCCTCGACCTCACGCCCCAGAGCCTCTCTCTGCTCGATGGATTGATAGACGCAGGCTGGAACCTCCAGAGCGGTGGGCCGGGAGTTCTGCGCATCGCCGGGGCCTACATGGGCGAGGTCATCGTCCGCAACCTCGGGGGCCAATGGAGGGTCGCGGACCCGCCGGAGGAGAGCGTTGTCACCGGCATTGTTGGAGGAGAAGTGAGGCCTTTTCTAATGGTGCTGAAAAAGTTCAGGGATGGGAGAGGCGCCTCTCTATTCCGGATGTATTGTGAGCTAGCACGGACCCTCCGATAG